A portion of the Cryptomeria japonica chromosome 5, Sugi_1.0, whole genome shotgun sequence genome contains these proteins:
- the LOC131055476 gene encoding uncharacterized protein LOC131055476, giving the protein MTCMKNPFFNENRKDNNPRYEEHLTKKEKKNKQWDAIILQMDDLGGDEAKMARAMKRQPDEILKRLGVKREHLYCTDTSSCEPTSSGTSRPSTPKYSPPNMRNFEKNTTNEEGPWSNNGRWRNVHSEYYQNDGGNNRGYNPNYGGNYNNGNGNGNGNGNNNWNNGNNNNGNNNNDNGYNGNNNYNGGGNNGNHDTVEQHVMNVKNTIEEFEIPHEDVFMKLFVQSLTQDVGEWYQSLPDRSISSWQEFVTLFLEEFGDHNDPSFASHELTSIKKNQNEFKTHNEILSHKAATLQQA; this is encoded by the exons GAAAATCGAAAAGATAACAATCCTCGGTATGAGGAACATCTAactaagaaagagaagaagaataagCAATGGGATGCAATAATCCTCCAAATGGATGACCTGGGTGGAGATGAAGCTAAAATGGCAAGGGCCATGAAAAGACAGCCAGATGAGATACTCAAGAGGTTGGGGGTGAAAAGGGAACATCTGTATTGCACTGATACAAGTTCATGTGAGCCAACTAGTAGTGGTACCAGCAGACCATCAACCCCAAAGTATAGCCCACCAAACATGAGAAATTTTGAGAAGAATACAACCAATGAAGAAGGACCATGGAGTAACAATGGTAGGTGGAGAAATGTGCATAGTGAGTATTATCAAAATGAT GGAGGTAATAATAGAGGTTACAATCCAAATTATGGTGGTAATTATAATAATGGAAATGGGAATGGAAATGGTAATGGTAACAACAATTGGAATAATGGAAATAACAACAATGGTAATAACAATAATGACAATGGTTATAATGGTAACAACAATTATAATGGTGGTGGAAATAATGGCAATCATG ATACTGTTGAACAACATGTTATGAATGTTAAAAATACCATTGAAGAGTTTGAAATTCCACATGAGGATgtcttcatgaagttgtttgttcaatctctAACACAAGATGTCGGGGAATGGTATCAAAGTCTACCTGATAGGAGCATCAGTAGTTGGCAGGAATTTGTTACTTTATTTTTGGAGGAGTTTGGTGATCATAATGATCCCTCATTTGCTTCTCATGAATTGACTAGTATCAAGAAAAATCAAAATGAATT TAAAACACACAATGAGATTTTATCTCATAAAGCTGCCACACTGCAACAAGCCTAG